The following coding sequences lie in one Microvirga sp. 17 mud 1-3 genomic window:
- a CDS encoding Lrp/AsnC family transcriptional regulator, protein MRGRLDSIDWAILKELQADGSITNVELARRVGLSAPPCLRRVRALEAAGVIKAYRAMLDPKALGFEIVCFAMVQLDVQGKKELMEFEQRIKDWTMVRECWTLSGDIDFIMKCVAPSLASFQGLVSELTSLPNVRNVRTALTLDLIKDEPLVPIEDAAEVAS, encoded by the coding sequence GTGCGCGGACGCCTCGATTCCATAGACTGGGCCATTCTCAAGGAACTGCAAGCCGACGGCAGCATCACGAATGTGGAGCTGGCCCGGCGAGTCGGCCTGTCGGCACCCCCTTGCCTGCGCCGTGTGCGCGCCCTCGAGGCCGCCGGTGTCATCAAGGCCTATCGGGCGATGCTCGATCCGAAGGCGCTCGGCTTCGAGATCGTGTGCTTCGCCATGGTCCAGCTCGACGTTCAGGGCAAGAAGGAGCTCATGGAGTTCGAGCAGCGGATCAAGGACTGGACCATGGTCCGGGAATGCTGGACCCTGTCCGGCGACATCGACTTCATCATGAAGTGCGTGGCCCCCAGCCTGGCGTCCTTCCAGGGTCTCGTCTCCGAACTCACGAGCCTGCCCAACGTCCGCAACGTGCGCACGGCCCTCACGCTCGATCTCATCAAGGACGAGCCCCTGGTGCCGATCGAGGATGCGGCCGAGGTCGCCTCCTAA
- a CDS encoding AraC family transcriptional regulator: MGRSIASANIPDPSQPVSAQAQKIFADYHCETSEVDELEHSLSNFISPQTLIPATRAGPFHGIFQFHGTQELGIFDVRFGQKLSIVLPPQEVDERLNNIAFVMAHSGSAQLVYGRETFAITGAHGIFFSSGPKRALEFSEDCDARALVVDRKRLTEYCAKLLGRDLDERLDLEIGFPLDTGIGPGWLRTMQYIEAELSNPDSLVRHIPAIRQQLEHLVFTSLLFGHRHNYSEALLQPQSAVAPFYVKRAEAYMEAHFFEPLSLADISAHAGVSARSLQAGFQNYRNMTPMAFLRSIRLQKARLSLAAADPTASTVTEIALACGFSHMGEFSVAYRRAFNETPRETLLRRA, from the coding sequence ATGGGCAGATCAATCGCTTCAGCCAATATTCCGGACCCCTCTCAGCCCGTTTCGGCTCAAGCCCAGAAGATCTTTGCCGATTATCATTGTGAAACCTCGGAGGTCGACGAGCTCGAACATTCCCTGAGCAATTTCATTTCTCCGCAGACGCTTATTCCGGCAACCCGGGCGGGACCGTTTCACGGCATCTTTCAGTTTCACGGAACCCAAGAGCTCGGCATTTTCGACGTCCGGTTCGGACAAAAGCTCTCCATCGTCCTGCCTCCGCAAGAAGTAGACGAGCGGCTCAACAACATCGCCTTCGTCATGGCGCATTCAGGCAGCGCCCAATTGGTCTACGGCCGGGAGACCTTCGCGATTACAGGGGCGCATGGCATCTTCTTCTCATCCGGCCCCAAGCGCGCGCTCGAATTCTCGGAGGATTGCGATGCGCGCGCCCTCGTTGTGGATCGCAAGAGACTCACGGAATATTGTGCAAAGCTGCTCGGGCGGGATCTCGACGAGCGCCTCGACCTCGAAATCGGATTTCCTCTCGATACGGGCATCGGTCCCGGCTGGCTCCGGACGATGCAGTACATTGAGGCGGAACTCAGCAATCCGGATTCCCTCGTCAGGCATATCCCTGCCATCCGGCAGCAACTCGAGCACCTGGTCTTTACCAGCCTCCTGTTCGGGCATCGCCACAACTATTCCGAAGCCCTGCTTCAGCCTCAATCGGCCGTCGCGCCCTTTTATGTGAAACGGGCGGAGGCCTATATGGAGGCGCATTTCTTCGAGCCGCTGTCGCTCGCAGACATTTCGGCTCATGCGGGCGTCAGCGCCCGAAGCCTGCAGGCGGGCTTTCAGAATTACCGGAACATGACCCCTATGGCCTTCCTGCGCTCCATCCGGCTGCAGAAAGCTCGCCTGTCTCTTGCGGCCGCAGATCCGACAGCCTCGACCGTGACCGAGATCGCTCTGGCGTGCGGCTTCAGCCATATGGGGGAATTCAGCGTGGCCTACAGGCGCGCTTTCAACGAGACTCCGCGCGAGACCCTGCTGAGGCGCGCTTAG
- a CDS encoding L,D-transpeptidase — protein MGRTRAALTGLVCAFAALATPAAAFTAIDPLTRQPLYGPEESLNVQASPIPRQIVSFEGRYAPGTIVVSTNERRLYFVLGDGKAIQYGVGVGRPGFTWAGAHSVTMKREWPDWRPPAEMLKRRPDLPRHMAGGPDNPLGARALYIGSTIYRIHGSNEPETIGEAVSSGCIRMTNEDVIDLYNRAKVGARVVVQR, from the coding sequence ATGGGACGCACCCGCGCTGCCCTGACAGGGCTTGTCTGTGCCTTCGCCGCCCTTGCGACGCCGGCCGCAGCTTTCACGGCAATCGATCCTCTCACCCGGCAGCCCCTCTACGGGCCCGAGGAGTCGCTGAACGTTCAGGCCTCCCCGATCCCACGCCAGATCGTCTCCTTCGAAGGGCGCTATGCGCCCGGGACCATCGTGGTCTCCACGAACGAGCGCCGGCTCTACTTCGTTCTGGGGGACGGCAAGGCGATCCAGTACGGCGTCGGCGTGGGACGGCCCGGCTTCACCTGGGCCGGGGCCCATTCGGTCACCATGAAGCGGGAATGGCCCGATTGGCGTCCGCCGGCCGAGATGCTCAAGCGCCGTCCCGACCTGCCGCGCCACATGGCCGGCGGCCCGGACAACCCGCTCGGCGCCCGCGCCCTCTATATCGGCAGCACAATCTACCGCATCCACGGCTCCAACGAGCCCGAGACCATCGGCGAGGCGGTGTCGTCCGGCTGCATCCGCATGACCAACGAGGACGTGATTGACCTCTACAACCGCGCGAAGGTCGGCGCCCGCGTCGTGGTGCAGCGGTAA
- a CDS encoding transporter substrate-binding domain-containing protein yields the protein MIVLSFGRRLTAMAGLFFWLAATPATAQDTSQPKAPDSPTIRIAIEGAYPPFNYMENNELQGFEVDLGKALCDVMKADCVFVQHEWEGIQRGLLNREYDAVMSSLEITEKRQKRLAFSKPYYRIPAIFIAPKESSLNGVTPSALAGRKIGATDRSDHLDYLRQNYKGAEIIPYSTPVEANLDLLVGRIDAVFGDKRALAEFLKSREGECCRILGPAPADPPYRRQFYGVGMRKEDTALKARFDEAIDKVMADGTYDRIRAKYFPFDIK from the coding sequence GTGATCGTGTTGAGTTTCGGGCGCCGACTGACCGCCATGGCGGGCCTCTTCTTCTGGCTCGCCGCCACCCCGGCAACGGCCCAGGATACGTCCCAGCCGAAGGCTCCGGACAGCCCGACCATCCGCATCGCCATCGAGGGCGCCTACCCTCCCTTCAACTACATGGAAAACAACGAGCTGCAGGGGTTCGAGGTCGATCTCGGCAAGGCCCTGTGCGACGTCATGAAGGCGGATTGCGTCTTCGTGCAGCACGAATGGGAAGGCATCCAGCGCGGCCTTCTCAACCGCGAATACGATGCGGTCATGTCGTCCCTCGAAATCACCGAGAAGCGCCAGAAGCGCCTCGCCTTCTCGAAGCCCTATTACCGGATCCCGGCCATCTTCATTGCGCCCAAGGAAAGCTCTCTCAACGGCGTCACGCCGAGCGCACTCGCGGGCCGGAAGATCGGCGCCACGGACCGCTCCGATCATCTCGATTATCTCCGGCAGAACTACAAGGGCGCCGAGATCATCCCCTACTCGACCCCCGTCGAGGCCAATCTCGATCTTCTCGTGGGCCGCATCGACGCGGTGTTCGGCGACAAGCGTGCCCTGGCCGAATTCCTCAAGTCCCGCGAGGGCGAATGCTGCCGGATTCTCGGCCCCGCCCCCGCAGATCCTCCCTATCGGCGCCAGTTCTACGGTGTGGGAATGCGCAAGGAGGACACGGCCCTCAAGGCGCGGTTCGACGAGGCCATCGACAAAGTCATGGCCGACGGCACCTATGATCGGATCCGCGCCAAGTATTTTCCGTTCGATATCAAGTGA
- a CDS encoding pyridoxal phosphate-dependent aminotransferase produces the protein MGFLSDALSRIKPSATIVITQKARDLKAQGRDVISLSVGEPDFDTPDHIKEAAIAAIRRGETKYPPVSGIVPLREAIARKFKRENGLDYKPSQTIVSTGGKQVIYNALLATLNPGDEVIIPTPYWVSYPEMVGLCGGTPVFVDTTMEHSFKLQPEPLERAITPRTKWIILNSPSNPTGAAYSRAEMKAITDVLMRHPHVWVLTDDMYEHLTYGDFEFVTPAQVEPGLYERTLTMNGVSKSYAMTGWRIGYAAGPEHLIKAMDFVQGQQTSGASTISQWAAVEALDGPQDHLPRFKKAFEERRDLVVSMLNQSKYLKCPVPEGAFYVYPSCAEAMGKTAPSGKVLKTDEDFVSELLEAEGVAAVHGSAFGLGPNFRISYATSNAALEDACNRIQRFCGSLR, from the coding sequence ATGGGCTTTTTGTCTGACGCCCTTTCCCGCATCAAGCCGTCTGCGACCATCGTCATCACGCAGAAGGCGCGGGATCTCAAAGCCCAGGGACGGGACGTGATCAGCCTCTCGGTCGGAGAGCCGGATTTCGACACGCCGGACCATATCAAGGAAGCCGCCATTGCGGCCATCCGCCGTGGCGAGACCAAGTACCCGCCGGTCTCCGGCATCGTGCCCCTGCGCGAGGCCATTGCCCGCAAGTTCAAGCGCGAGAACGGCCTCGACTACAAGCCCTCGCAGACCATCGTGTCCACGGGCGGCAAGCAGGTCATCTACAACGCGCTCCTCGCCACCCTGAATCCGGGCGACGAAGTCATCATCCCGACCCCGTACTGGGTTTCATATCCGGAGATGGTCGGCCTGTGCGGCGGCACGCCGGTCTTCGTCGACACCACCATGGAGCACAGCTTCAAGCTCCAGCCGGAACCCCTGGAGCGGGCCATCACGCCCCGGACCAAGTGGATCATCCTCAACTCGCCCTCGAACCCGACCGGCGCCGCCTATTCGCGCGCCGAGATGAAGGCGATCACCGACGTGCTCATGCGCCATCCGCACGTCTGGGTGCTCACCGACGACATGTACGAGCACCTCACCTACGGCGATTTCGAGTTCGTGACTCCGGCCCAGGTCGAGCCCGGCCTCTACGAGCGCACGCTGACCATGAACGGCGTGTCCAAGTCTTATGCCATGACGGGCTGGCGCATCGGCTACGCGGCCGGGCCTGAGCACCTCATCAAGGCCATGGACTTCGTGCAGGGCCAGCAGACCTCCGGCGCCAGCACCATTTCTCAATGGGCCGCCGTCGAGGCTCTCGACGGGCCGCAGGACCATCTGCCGCGCTTCAAGAAGGCCTTCGAGGAGCGCCGCGACCTGGTCGTGTCCATGCTCAACCAGTCGAAGTACCTGAAGTGCCCGGTGCCGGAAGGCGCCTTCTACGTCTATCCGTCCTGCGCCGAGGCCATGGGCAAGACTGCTCCCTCGGGCAAAGTACTCAAGACGGACGAGGATTTCGTCTCCGAGCTCCTCGAGGCGGAAGGAGTCGCGGCGGTGCACGGCTCGGCCTTCGGCCTGGGCCCGAACTTCCGCATCTCCTACGCCACGTCGAACGCGGCCCTGGAGGATGCCTGCAACCGCATCCAGCGCTTCTGCGGGTCCCTGCGGTGA
- a CDS encoding NAD(P)-dependent oxidoreductase, producing the protein MAQGGMKVSFIGLGVMGYPMARHLKAKGHEVTVYNRTAEKADKWVSENGGRAVPTPREAAEGQDIVFACVGNDDDLRQVTLGPDGAFQALRPGSIFVDHTTASAEVARELYQAARAKDAAFVDAPVSGGQAGAENGVLTVMCGGDAEPYGKAEPVIMSFARACRLMGPAGSGQLTKMINQICIAGLVQALSEGIHFGKRAGLDIEAVLDVISKGAAGSWQMENRGKTMNQGKFDFGFAVDWMRKDLSIVLSEARKNGASLPVTALVDQFYADVQAKGGNRWDTSSLISRLEK; encoded by the coding sequence ATGGCGCAAGGCGGCATGAAGGTCAGTTTCATCGGTCTGGGAGTCATGGGCTATCCCATGGCGCGCCACCTGAAGGCCAAAGGCCATGAGGTGACGGTCTACAACCGCACGGCCGAAAAGGCCGACAAGTGGGTCTCGGAGAATGGCGGCCGCGCCGTGCCGACACCCCGCGAGGCCGCCGAGGGACAGGACATCGTGTTCGCCTGCGTCGGCAACGACGACGACCTGCGCCAAGTCACCCTTGGCCCGGACGGCGCCTTCCAGGCGCTGCGCCCCGGTTCCATCTTCGTCGACCACACCACCGCCTCCGCGGAGGTCGCTCGCGAGCTCTACCAAGCCGCCCGGGCAAAGGATGCCGCCTTCGTGGACGCACCGGTTTCCGGTGGCCAAGCGGGCGCCGAAAACGGCGTGCTGACCGTCATGTGCGGCGGCGATGCGGAGCCCTACGGGAAGGCCGAGCCCGTCATCATGAGCTTCGCTCGGGCCTGCCGGCTCATGGGCCCGGCCGGCTCCGGCCAGCTCACCAAGATGATCAACCAGATCTGCATCGCGGGCCTCGTCCAGGCCCTGTCCGAGGGCATCCATTTCGGCAAGCGCGCCGGCCTCGACATCGAGGCCGTGCTCGACGTGATCTCCAAGGGCGCCGCCGGCTCATGGCAGATGGAGAACCGCGGCAAGACCATGAATCAGGGCAAGTTCGATTTCGGCTTCGCGGTGGACTGGATGCGCAAGGACCTCTCCATCGTCCTCTCCGAGGCGCGGAAGAACGGCGCCAGCCTGCCCGTGACGGCCCTGGTGGACCAGTTCTACGCCGACGTGCAGGCGAAGGGCGGCAACCGCTGGGATACGTCGAGCCTGATCTCGCGATTGGAAAAATAA
- a CDS encoding LysR family transcriptional regulator gives MDWDKIRIFYTVAEAGSFTRAGDDLGLSQSAVSRQISALERELKAPLFHRHARGLILTEQGDLLFRAARDMRMRLETTKARLVETSERPSGVLKVTTTVGLGSIWLAQRIAEFLDLYPEVRVELILNNEELDLAMREADVAIRLRRPAQPDLIQRRLFTIHFHVYASNDYLKRFGEPKTLEELDKHRIVSFGGQEPSYLMSVHWLSTAGREGQEPRPYHYVVNNITALRYAVETGAGIAVLPDYVVVGNPHLTQILRDTEMPSLDSYLVYAEEMRSVARVQAFRDFLISKAQRWTY, from the coding sequence GTGGATTGGGACAAAATCCGGATTTTCTATACGGTCGCTGAAGCCGGGAGCTTCACGCGGGCCGGCGACGATCTGGGTCTGAGCCAATCCGCGGTCAGCCGCCAGATCAGCGCCCTGGAGCGGGAGCTGAAGGCGCCCCTGTTCCACCGCCACGCCCGCGGCCTTATCCTGACCGAGCAGGGGGACCTGCTGTTCCGCGCCGCCCGCGACATGCGCATGCGGCTGGAGACCACAAAGGCCCGCCTCGTCGAGACGAGCGAGCGGCCCTCAGGTGTCCTCAAGGTAACCACCACGGTCGGGCTCGGGTCGATCTGGCTGGCACAGCGCATCGCGGAATTCCTCGACCTTTACCCTGAAGTGCGGGTCGAGCTGATCCTCAACAACGAGGAGCTCGATCTCGCCATGCGCGAGGCCGACGTGGCGATCCGCCTGCGGCGGCCCGCCCAGCCGGACCTGATCCAGCGCCGCCTGTTCACGATCCACTTCCACGTCTATGCGTCGAACGACTACCTGAAGCGCTTCGGCGAGCCCAAGACCCTAGAAGAGCTGGACAAGCACCGGATCGTGTCGTTCGGCGGCCAGGAGCCGTCCTATCTCATGTCCGTGCACTGGCTCTCCACGGCCGGTCGCGAAGGCCAGGAGCCCCGGCCGTACCATTACGTGGTCAACAACATCACGGCGCTCCGCTACGCGGTGGAGACGGGTGCGGGCATTGCGGTGCTGCCGGATTACGTTGTGGTCGGAAACCCGCATCTCACCCAGATCCTGCGGGATACCGAGATGCCTTCCCTCGACAGCTATCTCGTGTATGCGGAGGAGATGCGCTCGGTCGCCCGGGTCCAGGCCTTCCGGGACTTCCTCATCAGCAAGGCCCAGCGCTGGACCTATTAG
- a CDS encoding gamma-butyrobetaine hydroxylase-like domain-containing protein has protein sequence MATERWPTELRLSPDKRSLRIAFDDGTAFNLPAEYLRVTSPSAEVQGHSPSERRTVPGKRNVQILAVEPVGNYAVKLVFDDMHDTGIYGWDYLHRLGAEQEERFAAYLAELSAKGLSRDR, from the coding sequence ATGGCAACGGAACGCTGGCCCACCGAGCTGCGGCTCTCCCCGGATAAGCGCAGCCTGCGCATCGCCTTCGACGACGGCACGGCTTTCAACCTCCCGGCCGAATACCTGCGGGTGACGAGCCCCTCGGCGGAGGTCCAGGGCCACAGCCCCTCCGAGCGCAGGACCGTGCCGGGCAAGCGCAATGTCCAGATCCTCGCGGTCGAGCCCGTCGGCAACTATGCCGTCAAGCTCGTCTTCGACGACATGCACGATACCGGCATCTACGGCTGGGACTATCTCCACCGGCTCGGCGCCGAGCAGGAGGAACGCTTCGCGGCCTATCTGGCGGAACTCTCCGCCAAGGGATTGTCGCGGGACCGCTGA
- the trxB gene encoding thioredoxin-disulfide reductase, with amino-acid sequence MAQSHAKLIIVGSGPAGYTAAIYAARALLEPVLISGFQPGGQLMITTDVENYPGFADVIQGPWLMEQMRLQAEHVGTKMVSDHIVKVDLSTRPFRLEGDSGDVYTCDALIVATGAQAKWLGLPSEAQFQGFGVSACATCDGFFFRGKEVVVVGGGNTAVEEALYLSHLAKKVTVVHRRDSFRAERILQDRLFKQPNVEVIWNSAIDEICGSQNPTSVTHVRLKNLVSGQVTEHKTDGVFIAIGHKPSTELFAGQLDMKPGGYLLTKPDSTATNVPGVFAAGDVADDVYRQAVTAAGMGCMAALESERYLAALETTQQAAE; translated from the coding sequence ATGGCCCAATCCCACGCCAAGCTCATCATCGTCGGCTCTGGGCCTGCAGGCTATACGGCCGCGATCTATGCCGCCCGTGCGCTCCTGGAGCCCGTGCTGATCTCGGGCTTCCAGCCGGGCGGCCAGCTCATGATTACGACCGACGTGGAGAACTATCCGGGCTTCGCCGATGTGATCCAGGGCCCCTGGCTCATGGAGCAGATGCGCCTGCAGGCGGAGCATGTGGGCACGAAGATGGTGTCCGACCACATCGTCAAGGTGGACCTGAGCACCCGTCCGTTCCGCCTGGAGGGGGATTCCGGCGACGTCTATACCTGCGACGCCCTCATCGTCGCCACCGGCGCCCAGGCCAAGTGGCTCGGCCTGCCCTCGGAGGCTCAGTTCCAGGGCTTCGGCGTCTCGGCCTGCGCCACCTGCGACGGCTTCTTCTTCCGCGGCAAGGAGGTGGTGGTCGTCGGCGGCGGCAACACGGCCGTCGAGGAGGCGCTCTATCTGTCCCACTTGGCCAAGAAGGTCACGGTCGTGCACCGGCGCGATTCCTTCCGGGCCGAGCGGATCCTCCAGGATCGCCTGTTCAAGCAGCCCAATGTCGAGGTGATCTGGAATTCGGCCATCGACGAGATCTGCGGCTCGCAGAACCCGACCTCCGTCACCCATGTGCGGCTCAAGAACCTGGTGTCCGGCCAGGTGACGGAGCACAAGACCGACGGTGTCTTCATCGCCATCGGCCATAAGCCCTCGACAGAGCTTTTCGCCGGGCAACTCGACATGAAGCCTGGCGGTTATCTGCTCACCAAGCCCGACTCGACGGCCACGAACGTTCCGGGGGTCTTCGCGGCCGGCGACGTGGCGGACGACGTGTACCGCCAGGCGGTCACGGCGGCCGGAATGGGCTGCATGGCGGCGCTCGAATCCGAGCGCTACCTTGCGGCGCTGGAGACGACCCAGCAGGCCGCTGAATGA
- a CDS encoding mitochondrial fission ELM1 family protein: MLRELGLTSWVLTDGKAGDEMQALSVADALSLSPEIRRVRPRAPFSWLMPWGPIDPRERPGAHNSPLVPPFPDLLIGSGRRAVPYLRFVKKASGGRTYTVFLKDPRTGPGAADFIWAPSYDRIRGPNVLTTLTPPHRVSPERLAAARAHPDSRLAGLKHPRVAVLVGGSSRHHRFEAQDAARFTAYLTTLAESGAALMITASRRTPEPLRDALADLARRHGGFFWDGTGENPFVSLLALSDAVVVTADSFNMVGEAAATGVPLLVFEPSGGHPKLRVFLDALKEKGVVHPFEGRLEGAPYEPLNSTPLIARAIAEGLARHRRALGLPDATFPLENP; the protein is encoded by the coding sequence ATGTTGCGTGAATTGGGGCTCACCTCCTGGGTTCTGACCGACGGCAAGGCCGGGGACGAGATGCAGGCCCTGAGCGTCGCAGATGCCTTGAGCCTGTCTCCCGAGATCCGCCGGGTCCGGCCGAGGGCGCCTTTCAGCTGGCTGATGCCCTGGGGGCCGATCGACCCGCGGGAGCGGCCGGGCGCTCATAACAGCCCCCTCGTCCCACCCTTTCCCGATCTCCTGATCGGCTCCGGGCGCCGGGCCGTGCCGTATCTGCGCTTCGTGAAGAAAGCCTCCGGCGGACGGACCTACACGGTGTTCCTGAAGGATCCGCGCACCGGCCCCGGGGCGGCGGACTTCATCTGGGCGCCGAGCTACGACCGGATCCGCGGCCCCAACGTGCTCACCACCCTGACCCCGCCCCATCGGGTCTCGCCCGAGCGCCTTGCGGCCGCAAGGGCGCATCCGGATTCCCGCTTGGCCGGCCTGAAACATCCTCGTGTGGCCGTTCTGGTGGGCGGGAGCAGCCGCCATCACCGGTTCGAGGCCCAGGATGCTGCCCGCTTCACGGCCTACCTGACAACCCTGGCGGAGAGCGGCGCCGCCCTGATGATCACCGCCTCCCGGCGCACGCCCGAGCCCCTGCGGGACGCCCTGGCGGACCTTGCCCGCCGCCATGGCGGCTTCTTCTGGGACGGGACGGGGGAAAACCCCTTCGTGTCCCTCCTTGCCCTGTCGGACGCCGTGGTCGTGACGGCGGATTCCTTCAACATGGTGGGCGAGGCCGCCGCCACGGGCGTGCCGCTCCTGGTCTTCGAGCCGTCCGGCGGGCATCCCAAGCTCCGGGTGTTCCTGGATGCGCTCAAGGAGAAGGGAGTTGTGCATCCCTTCGAGGGGCGACTTGAAGGCGCCCCTTACGAGCCGCTAAATTCAACCCCCCTGATCGCGCGCGCCATTGCCGAGGGCCTGGCCCGCCACCGTCGCGCTCTCGGCCTGCCGGACGCGACATTTCCACTGGAGAACCCCTGA
- a CDS encoding dihydrofolate reductase family protein translates to MARILGYIAASLDGLIATEDEDLDWLLQYDDMDLGEHDYRTFLKRIHTVVMGRGTYDFIARDPSPWAYGDKRVIVVTSRPIENPKGPLEVRSDVDALIRELRRLDDGDVWMLGGGQLQMAFLERGALDEIEIYIIPEMLGGGRPLFPLTGFRASPTLISAQVIDKGCVRLHYRF, encoded by the coding sequence ATGGCCAGAATCCTGGGGTACATCGCCGCCAGCCTCGATGGGCTGATCGCTACCGAGGACGAGGATCTGGACTGGCTGCTCCAGTACGACGACATGGACCTCGGGGAGCACGACTATCGCACCTTCCTCAAGCGCATCCACACCGTCGTGATGGGGCGCGGCACGTACGATTTCATCGCACGGGATCCCTCTCCCTGGGCTTACGGCGATAAGCGCGTGATCGTCGTTACGTCGCGGCCGATCGAGAATCCGAAAGGACCGCTGGAGGTCCGGAGTGATGTCGATGCGCTGATCCGCGAGCTTCGCAGGCTGGACGACGGCGACGTTTGGATGCTGGGTGGCGGGCAGTTGCAGATGGCCTTCCTCGAGCGCGGGGCGCTGGACGAGATCGAAATCTACATTATCCCGGAGATGCTGGGTGGCGGCCGACCGCTCTTTCCGCTCACCGGCTTTCGCGCGAGCCCGACGCTCATCAGCGCCCAAGTGATCGACAAAGGCTGTGTCCGGCTACACTATCGATTCTAG
- the moaA gene encoding GTP 3',8-cyclase MoaA, protein MPADMPLPSSAAQPLVDPFGRDITYLRVSVTDRCDFRCVYCMSEDMAFLPKRDLLTLEELDRICSVFVDSGVRKLRITGGEPLVRRDIMSLFGSLSRHLESGALDELTLTTNGSQLARYASELAACGVRRVNVSLDTLDADKFRRITRWGDLSKVMAGLDAAQAAGLKVKINAVALKDVNEDEIETLLTWAHGRGMDLTLIEVMPLGEIDGERIDQFLPLSLVRARLSRRFTLDAVEDRTGGPARYVRVAETGGRLGFITPMTHNFCESCNRVRLTCTGQLFMCLGQEDAADLRHPVRASQSDDLLRQTILGAIARKPKGHDFVIDRRHARPALRRHMSTTGG, encoded by the coding sequence ATGCCGGCAGACATGCCCCTGCCCTCCTCCGCGGCCCAGCCCCTGGTCGATCCCTTCGGCCGGGACATCACCTATCTGCGGGTCTCGGTGACGGACCGGTGCGATTTCCGCTGCGTCTATTGCATGTCGGAAGACATGGCGTTCCTGCCGAAGCGGGACCTGCTGACCCTGGAGGAGCTCGACCGGATCTGCTCCGTCTTCGTCGACAGCGGCGTGCGCAAGCTGCGCATCACTGGGGGCGAGCCCCTGGTGCGGCGGGACATCATGAGCCTCTTCGGCTCCCTCTCGCGCCATCTGGAAAGCGGCGCCCTGGACGAACTGACCCTGACGACGAACGGCTCGCAGCTTGCCCGCTACGCTTCGGAACTCGCGGCCTGCGGCGTGAGGCGCGTCAACGTGTCCCTCGATACCCTGGACGCCGACAAGTTCCGACGCATCACCCGCTGGGGCGACCTATCGAAGGTGATGGCGGGCCTCGATGCCGCTCAAGCGGCGGGCCTGAAGGTCAAGATCAACGCGGTCGCCCTGAAGGACGTGAACGAGGACGAGATCGAGACGCTCCTGACCTGGGCCCACGGGCGCGGCATGGATCTGACCCTCATCGAGGTCATGCCCCTCGGGGAGATCGATGGTGAGCGCATCGACCAGTTCCTGCCCCTCTCCCTGGTGCGCGCCCGCCTTAGCCGGCGTTTCACCCTGGATGCGGTCGAAGATCGCACGGGCGGCCCTGCCCGCTATGTGCGCGTGGCCGAAACGGGTGGCCGGCTCGGCTTCATCACGCCCATGACCCATAACTTCTGTGAGAGCTGCAACCGGGTGCGGCTGACCTGCACAGGCCAGCTCTTCATGTGCCTCGGCCAGGAGGACGCCGCCGATCTGCGGCATCCGGTGCGGGCCTCGCAGAGCGACGACCTGCTGCGCCAGACCATCCTCGGTGCCATCGCCCGCAAGCCCAAGGGCCACGACTTCGTCATCGACCGCCGCCATGCCCGCCCCGCCCTGCGGCGTCACATGAGCACGACTGGCGGCTAG
- a CDS encoding TetR/AcrR family transcriptional regulator, whose amino-acid sequence MARPKTISDEQVLDALFGTLLENGPDRLTFAHAAKACGLSPATLVQRYGSREALVQAILLRAWDRLDAETEAADAEEAPTPQGAIDLLLRLMPTENAERDATNGLLLLREDIRNPVLRRRGAAWGRRLAEILSRRLSVDRKQGERLGWQMVSLWQGAHTWWAFTREEPAEQAIRRVLEEWVADLK is encoded by the coding sequence ATGGCAAGACCCAAGACCATTTCAGACGAGCAGGTGCTCGACGCTCTGTTCGGAACGCTGCTGGAAAACGGTCCCGACCGACTGACCTTCGCCCACGCGGCCAAAGCCTGTGGCCTCTCACCGGCGACGCTGGTTCAGCGCTACGGCAGCCGCGAGGCTTTGGTCCAGGCCATTCTCCTGCGCGCATGGGACCGTCTGGACGCGGAGACCGAAGCAGCTGATGCGGAGGAGGCGCCGACGCCTCAAGGCGCAATCGACCTGCTGCTTCGTCTCATGCCGACCGAAAATGCGGAACGCGATGCCACCAACGGTCTGTTGCTGCTGAGAGAGGACATTCGCAATCCCGTCCTGCGCAGGCGAGGCGCTGCTTGGGGCCGTCGTCTCGCCGAAATCCTCAGCCGCCGCCTCTCGGTGGACCGGAAGCAGGGCGAGCGCCTGGGTTGGCAAATGGTGAGCCTCTGGCAGGGCGCACATACATGGTGGGCCTTCACACGGGAGGAGCCAGCCGAGCAGGCGATCAGACGGGTCCTGGAGGAATGGGTTGCAGACTTAAAATGA